Proteins encoded by one window of Streptococcus sanguinis:
- a CDS encoding DUF898 family protein, producing MYKESYFDGGLFSYIGHVILATLITVFTLGICAPWGMCILYNWKIKHTVIDGHRLYFDGTAMQLFGNWIKWWLLTIVTFGIYGFWLKIKLTQWITKHTHHVN from the coding sequence ATGTACAAAGAGTCTTATTTTGATGGTGGTCTCTTTTCTTACATCGGTCATGTGATTTTAGCTACCTTGATTACAGTATTTACACTGGGGATTTGTGCACCTTGGGGCATGTGCATTCTATATAATTGGAAGATAAAACATACAGTTATTGACGGGCACCGCCTTTACTTTGACGGTACCGCTATGCAGCTTTTTGGGAATTGGATCAAGTGGTGGCTTCTGACCATTGTTACCTTTGGTATTTATGGCTTTTGGCTGAAAATCAAACTGACCCAGTGGATTACCAAGCATACGCATCATGTGAATTGA
- a CDS encoding ABC-F family ATP-binding cassette domain-containing protein, which translates to MSILEVKNLSHGFGDRAIFEDVSFRLLKGEHIGLVGANGEGKSTFMSIVTGKMLPDEGKVEWSKYVTAGYLDQHAVLEQGQSVRDVLRTAFDELFKTEARINEIYMSMAEEGADVDALMEEVGELQDRLESRDFYTLDAKIDEVARALGVMDYGMESDVTELSGGQRTKVLLAKLLLEKPDILLLDEPTNYLDAEHIDWLKRYLQNYENAFVLISHDIPFLNDVINIVYHVENQHLTRYSGDYYQFLEVYEMKKSQLEAAYERQQKEIADLKDFVARNKARVATRNMAMSRQKKLDKMDIIELQSEKPKPSFDFKPARTPGRFIFQAKDLQIGYDRPLTQPLNLTFERNQKVAIIGANGIGKTTLLKSLLGIIPPISGQVERGDYLELGYFEQEVEGGNRQTPLEAVWNAFPALNQAEVRAALARCGLTSKHIESQIQVLSGGEQAKVRLCLLMNRENNVLVLDEPTNHLDVDAKEELKRALKEYKGSILMVCHEPDFYEGWMDQIWDFNQLT; encoded by the coding sequence ATGAGTATCTTAGAAGTAAAAAATCTCAGCCACGGTTTCGGAGACCGGGCTATTTTTGAGGATGTATCTTTCCGCCTGCTTAAGGGTGAGCATATCGGCTTGGTCGGTGCCAATGGTGAGGGAAAGTCAACCTTTATGAGCATTGTGACGGGTAAAATGCTGCCAGACGAAGGTAAGGTCGAGTGGTCCAAATATGTGACGGCTGGCTATCTGGATCAGCATGCTGTTTTGGAGCAAGGCCAGTCTGTCCGCGATGTTTTGCGCACGGCCTTTGACGAGCTTTTCAAGACAGAGGCTCGTATCAATGAAATCTATATGAGCATGGCTGAGGAAGGGGCCGATGTTGATGCCCTGATGGAAGAAGTGGGCGAACTGCAGGACCGCTTGGAGAGCCGAGATTTCTATACCCTAGATGCTAAGATTGACGAGGTTGCACGGGCTCTGGGCGTCATGGACTACGGTATGGAGAGCGATGTGACGGAGCTATCTGGTGGGCAACGGACCAAGGTTCTCTTGGCTAAGTTGCTTCTGGAAAAACCGGATATCTTGCTCTTGGACGAGCCAACCAACTATCTAGATGCTGAGCACATTGACTGGCTCAAGCGCTACCTACAGAACTATGAAAATGCCTTTGTTCTGATCTCGCATGATATTCCTTTCCTGAATGACGTCATCAATATCGTCTACCATGTAGAAAATCAGCACTTGACCCGATATTCTGGGGATTATTATCAATTCTTAGAAGTCTATGAGATGAAAAAATCTCAGCTGGAAGCAGCCTATGAACGCCAGCAGAAAGAAATTGCTGACCTCAAGGATTTTGTAGCTCGCAACAAAGCCCGCGTGGCGACCCGTAATATGGCTATGTCCCGCCAGAAAAAGCTGGATAAGATGGATATTATTGAGCTGCAGAGTGAGAAGCCTAAGCCTTCCTTTGATTTCAAGCCTGCCCGCACACCTGGCCGCTTTATCTTCCAAGCCAAGGATTTGCAGATTGGTTACGACCGACCGCTGACCCAGCCCCTTAACCTGACCTTTGAGCGCAATCAGAAGGTAGCAATCATCGGAGCGAATGGGATTGGAAAAACAACCCTGCTCAAGAGTTTGTTGGGGATTATCCCGCCTATTTCAGGTCAGGTCGAGCGTGGGGACTATCTGGAGCTGGGTTATTTCGAGCAGGAAGTCGAAGGTGGCAATCGTCAGACACCGCTGGAAGCAGTCTGGAACGCCTTTCCGGCACTTAATCAGGCAGAAGTCCGAGCGGCTCTAGCTAGATGTGGCTTGACTTCTAAGCACATCGAGAGCCAGATTCAGGTTCTTTCAGGTGGGGAGCAAGCTAAGGTCCGCCTTTGCCTCCTCATGAATCGAGAAAATAATGTTCTGGTGCTGGACGAGCCGACCAATCACCTGGATGTCGATGCCAAGGAAGAGCTCAAACGAGCTCTGAAAGAATACAAGGGCAGCATCCTCATGGTCTGTCACGAGCCTGATTTCTATGAAGGCTGGATGGACCAGATCTGGGATTTTAACCAGTTGACTTAA
- the macP gene encoding cell wall synthase accessory phosphoprotein MacP, whose amino-acid sequence MGKALLTDEIIERANRGEDISGPPLMDDEETKILSTGRSSFNSQQSSRQDTQFGYQSPQNRFGYEEARSQQNQSRFGYQTAQNQEEFTDETLHIEVDPTVTKSRRIENQKRSLFQAKLNKILLWVVILLIGLIAAIIWWP is encoded by the coding sequence ATGGGAAAAGCTTTATTAACAGATGAAATCATTGAGCGGGCTAACCGCGGTGAGGATATTTCGGGGCCGCCTCTCATGGATGATGAAGAAACTAAGATTCTTTCAACTGGCAGAAGCTCCTTTAACTCGCAGCAGTCTAGCCGACAGGATACTCAGTTTGGCTATCAAAGCCCTCAAAACCGCTTTGGTTATGAAGAAGCTCGGTCTCAGCAGAATCAGAGTCGTTTTGGCTATCAGACAGCTCAAAACCAAGAGGAGTTTACAGATGAGACTCTGCACATTGAGGTAGATCCGACCGTGACTAAGAGCCGTCGGATTGAAAACCAGAAGCGGAGCCTCTTTCAAGCCAAACTCAATAAGATTCTCCTTTGGGTAGTTATCCTGCTGATTGGTTTGATTGCTGCTATTATTTGGTGGCCTTAA
- a CDS encoding 5'-methylthioadenosine/adenosylhomocysteine nucleosidase — translation MKIGIIAAMPEELKILLEHLENPQKHLRLGHVYHTGSIGYHEVVLVESGIGKVMSAMSVAVLVNDFKVTAVINTGSAGAVAEGLAIGDVVVADRLVYHDVDVTAFGYDYGQMARQPLYFEASRYLVAEMKKILDKTHQKARVGLIATGDSFVAGQDKIDRIKEHFPDVLAVEMEGAAIAQATYSIGLPFMVIRAMSDTASHDANVTFDEFILEAGKRSAETLIQFLKELV, via the coding sequence ATGAAAATTGGAATTATCGCTGCCATGCCCGAAGAGTTGAAGATACTGCTGGAGCATTTAGAAAACCCGCAGAAGCACCTACGTTTGGGCCATGTCTATCATACGGGCTCCATCGGCTACCATGAAGTGGTGTTGGTCGAAAGCGGGATTGGCAAGGTTATGTCCGCTATGAGTGTGGCTGTTCTGGTCAATGATTTCAAGGTTACAGCTGTGATTAATACAGGCTCAGCTGGAGCAGTGGCAGAAGGTTTGGCTATCGGCGATGTGGTGGTCGCAGATCGTCTGGTCTACCATGATGTGGATGTGACGGCCTTTGGCTATGACTACGGTCAGATGGCACGACAGCCACTCTATTTTGAAGCGAGTCGCTATCTGGTTGCTGAAATGAAGAAAATTTTAGACAAGACTCATCAGAAGGCTAGAGTAGGTTTGATTGCGACAGGTGACAGCTTTGTTGCTGGTCAAGACAAGATTGACCGTATCAAGGAGCATTTCCCAGATGTCTTGGCTGTTGAGATGGAAGGGGCAGCTATTGCTCAAGCCACATATTCGATTGGCCTGCCTTTTATGGTTATTCGGGCAATGAGCGACACAGCTAGTCATGATGCCAATGTCACTTTTGATGAATTTATTCTTGAAGCTGGTAAACGTTCGGCAGAAACCCTGATTCAATTTCTGAAAGAGTTGGTTTAA
- a CDS encoding NUDIX hydrolase, with translation MEFEEKTVQRTEIYQGPIFKVVQDQVELPEGKGQAQRDLIFHNGAVAVIAITPENKMILVKQYRKAIEATSYEIPAGKLEVGENADPQAAALRELEEETGYTGQLELVYDFYSAIGFCNEKIKLYSASHLTKVENPRPQDEDETLELFEVSLEEAHQLLQNGDICDAKTIMALQYWEQKNLNK, from the coding sequence ATGGAATTTGAAGAAAAAACTGTCCAACGGACGGAAATTTATCAGGGGCCGATTTTTAAAGTGGTTCAGGACCAGGTAGAGCTGCCAGAAGGCAAAGGTCAAGCCCAACGGGATTTGATTTTTCATAATGGCGCGGTGGCTGTGATTGCTATCACTCCGGAAAATAAGATGATTTTAGTCAAGCAGTACCGCAAGGCAATTGAAGCGACTTCTTACGAGATTCCAGCTGGTAAGCTTGAGGTAGGAGAGAATGCAGATCCCCAAGCGGCTGCCCTCCGAGAATTAGAAGAAGAGACCGGCTACACTGGACAGCTGGAGTTGGTCTATGATTTCTACTCTGCCATCGGTTTTTGCAATGAAAAAATCAAGCTCTACAGCGCCAGCCATTTAACAAAGGTCGAAAACCCTCGTCCCCAAGACGAGGATGAAACATTGGAACTTTTTGAAGTCAGTCTGGAGGAGGCACATCAGTTGCTGCAAAACGGTGACATCTGCGATGCCAAGACCATCATGGCACTTCAGTACTGGGAACAAAAAAATCTGAATAAATAG